One window from the genome of Paramisgurnus dabryanus chromosome 24, PD_genome_1.1, whole genome shotgun sequence encodes:
- the LOC135721149 gene encoding uncharacterized protein isoform X1 yields MKTVDLICIVSMVVNGVFGDTVSVMEGDSVTLHTGLNAIQLDVVIEWMFGNDQVLIAVINRAANTISLDGADGRFRDRLKLNNQTGDLTITNIRSEHTGVYKLEITGEKTTTKTFSVSVFGGTGGVKQMSVMEGDSVTLHTDLTEIQRDEKILWLYEHENTVLAQINRAAHIFFINDIAKKRIVPKLHVDHQKGDLTIRNIGAAQSGLYQVHIISGMHTIHKRFNITVSDGFKTISIMKGDSVTLHTDLTDIQRDHVMWWISDTVIAEIDGKAQIISTYDGNNGRFGDRLKLNNQTGDLTITDIRSTEAGLYNLEISGIGHTLHKMFILTVCDVVKTVKVTEGKPTTLHAGVRSKTYNQLSWHYKDTFIAQLSKTGQIKLTHDGRFRDKLEINNQTGDLTITNIRPEHTGVYKVQISSSRLTLIKKFDVIVYAQDSFSLAQTVILCTAVVPLLLVMLIVIIGCCQMTLLKIKKEKSTKQKAFPQHAMIKLKDDTLPEEKKSTDVSQFISAPFQINKQCKRLFKSLEDLPCTV; encoded by the exons ATGAAGACAGTGGATTTAATCTGTATTGTTTCCATGGTCGTGAATG GTGTGTTTGGTGATACAGTGTCAGTGATGGAGGGAGATTCTGTTACTCTACACACTGGTCTGAATGCAATACAGTTGGATGTTGTAATCGAGTGGATGTTTGGAAATGATCAGGTTCTCATAGCTGTTATCAACAGAGCAGCTAATACAATCTCATTGGATGGAGCTGATGGGAGATTCAGGGACAGATTGAAGCTGAACAatcagactggagatctcacCATCACAAACATCAGATCTGAACACACTGGAGTTTATAAACTAGAGATCACTGGAGAGAAGACCACAACAAAAACATTCAGTGTCA GTGTGTTTGGCGGTACAGGAGGAGTGAAACAAATGTCAGTGATGGAGGGAGATTCTGTTACTCTACACACTGATCTTACTGAAATACAGAGAGATGAGAAGATACTGTGGCTTTATGAACATGAAAATACAGTCTTAGCTCAAATTAACAGAGCAGCCCatatcttttttataaatgatattGCTAAAAAAAGAATCGTACCCAAACTACATGTGGATCATCAGAAAGGAGATCTCACCATCAGAAACATCGGAGCGGCACAGTCTGGACTTTATCAAGTACACATCATCAGCGGCATGCATACTATACATAAGAGATTCAATATTACTGTCAGTG ATGGATTTAAGACAATCTCAATAATGAAAGGAGATTCTGTTACCCTACACACTGATCTTACTGACATACAGAGAGATCATGTGATGTGGTGGATCTCTGATACAGTCATAGCTGAAATAGATGGAAAGGCCCAGATCATTTCTACATACGATGGTAATAATGGGAGATTCGGAGACAGACTGAAGCTGAACAatcagactggagatctcacCATCACTGACATCAGATCCACAGAGGCGGGACTTTATAATCTTGAGATCAGCGGCATTGGACACACCTTACACAAGATGTTTATTCTTACTGTTTGTG ATGTGGTGAAGACTGTGAAAGTGACTGAGGGAAAACCTACTACTCTTCATGCTGGTGTTAGGTCAAAGACTTATAATCAACTATCGTGGCATTATAAAGACACTTTTATAGCTCAACTGAGCAAAACAGGCCAGATCAAATTGACACACGATGGGAGATTCAGAGACAAACTGGAGATAAACAatcagactggagatctcacCATCACAAACATCAGACCTGAACACACTGGAGTTTATAAAGTACAGATCAGCAGCAGCAGACTTACTTTAATAAAGAAATTTGATGTTATTGTTTATG CACAAGATTCCTTCAGTTTAGCTCAAACAGTAATACTATGTACTGCTGTCGTACCGTTATTACTGGTGATGTTGATTGTGATCATTGGTTGCTGCCAGATGACTCTTCTAAAGA TTAAAAAAGAGAAATCAACCAAACAAAAAGCATTTCCCCAACACGCAATGATTAAATTGAAAg ATGATACATTACCAGAAGAGAAGAAAAGTACTGATGTATCTCAATTCATCTCTGCCCCTTTTCAAATCAACAAACAATGCAAAAGACTTTTTAAAAGCCTCGAAGATCTTCCTTGTACAGTATGA
- the LOC135721149 gene encoding uncharacterized protein isoform X2: MKTVDLICIVSMVVNGVFGDTVSVMEGDSVTLHTGLNAIQLDVVIEWMFGNDQVLIAVINRAANTISLDGADGRFRDRLKLNNQTGDLTITNIRSEHTGVYKLEITGEKTTTKTFSVSVFGGTGGVKQMSVMEGDSVTLHTDLTEIQRDEKILWLYEHENTVLAQINRAAHIFFINDIAKKRIVPKLHVDHQKGDLTIRNIGAAQSGLYQVHIISGMHTIHKRFNITVSDGFKTISIMKGDSVTLHTDLTDIQRDHVMWWISDTVIAEIDGKAQIISTYDGNNGRFGDRLKLNNQTGDLTITDIRSTEAGLYNLEISGIGHTLHKMFILTVCDVVKTVKVTEGKPTTLHAGVRSKTYNQLSWHYKDTFIAQLSKTGQIKLTHDGRFRDKLEINNQTGDLTITNIRPEHTGVYKVQISSSRLTLIKKFDVIVYAQDSFSLAQTVILCTAVVPLLLVMLIVIIGCCQMTLLKKKSTKQKAFPQHAMIKLKDDTLPEEKKSTDVSQFISAPFQINKQCKRLFKSLEDLPCTV, translated from the exons ATGAAGACAGTGGATTTAATCTGTATTGTTTCCATGGTCGTGAATG GTGTGTTTGGTGATACAGTGTCAGTGATGGAGGGAGATTCTGTTACTCTACACACTGGTCTGAATGCAATACAGTTGGATGTTGTAATCGAGTGGATGTTTGGAAATGATCAGGTTCTCATAGCTGTTATCAACAGAGCAGCTAATACAATCTCATTGGATGGAGCTGATGGGAGATTCAGGGACAGATTGAAGCTGAACAatcagactggagatctcacCATCACAAACATCAGATCTGAACACACTGGAGTTTATAAACTAGAGATCACTGGAGAGAAGACCACAACAAAAACATTCAGTGTCA GTGTGTTTGGCGGTACAGGAGGAGTGAAACAAATGTCAGTGATGGAGGGAGATTCTGTTACTCTACACACTGATCTTACTGAAATACAGAGAGATGAGAAGATACTGTGGCTTTATGAACATGAAAATACAGTCTTAGCTCAAATTAACAGAGCAGCCCatatcttttttataaatgatattGCTAAAAAAAGAATCGTACCCAAACTACATGTGGATCATCAGAAAGGAGATCTCACCATCAGAAACATCGGAGCGGCACAGTCTGGACTTTATCAAGTACACATCATCAGCGGCATGCATACTATACATAAGAGATTCAATATTACTGTCAGTG ATGGATTTAAGACAATCTCAATAATGAAAGGAGATTCTGTTACCCTACACACTGATCTTACTGACATACAGAGAGATCATGTGATGTGGTGGATCTCTGATACAGTCATAGCTGAAATAGATGGAAAGGCCCAGATCATTTCTACATACGATGGTAATAATGGGAGATTCGGAGACAGACTGAAGCTGAACAatcagactggagatctcacCATCACTGACATCAGATCCACAGAGGCGGGACTTTATAATCTTGAGATCAGCGGCATTGGACACACCTTACACAAGATGTTTATTCTTACTGTTTGTG ATGTGGTGAAGACTGTGAAAGTGACTGAGGGAAAACCTACTACTCTTCATGCTGGTGTTAGGTCAAAGACTTATAATCAACTATCGTGGCATTATAAAGACACTTTTATAGCTCAACTGAGCAAAACAGGCCAGATCAAATTGACACACGATGGGAGATTCAGAGACAAACTGGAGATAAACAatcagactggagatctcacCATCACAAACATCAGACCTGAACACACTGGAGTTTATAAAGTACAGATCAGCAGCAGCAGACTTACTTTAATAAAGAAATTTGATGTTATTGTTTATG CACAAGATTCCTTCAGTTTAGCTCAAACAGTAATACTATGTACTGCTGTCGTACCGTTATTACTGGTGATGTTGATTGTGATCATTGGTTGCTGCCAGATGACTCTTCTAAAGA AGAAATCAACCAAACAAAAAGCATTTCCCCAACACGCAATGATTAAATTGAAAg ATGATACATTACCAGAAGAGAAGAAAAGTACTGATGTATCTCAATTCATCTCTGCCCCTTTTCAAATCAACAAACAATGCAAAAGACTTTTTAAAAGCCTCGAAGATCTTCCTTGTACAGTATGA
- the LOC135721149 gene encoding uncharacterized protein isoform X3, whose product MKTVDLICIVSMVVNGVFGDTVSVMEGDSVTLHTGLNAIQLDVVIEWMFGNDQVLIAVINRAANTISLDGADGRFRDRLKLNNQTGDLTITNIRSEHTGVYKLEITGEKTTTKTFSVSVFGGTGGVKQMSVMEGDSVTLHTDLTEIQRDEKILWLYEHENTVLAQINRAAHIFFINDIAKKRIVPKLHVDHQKGDLTIRNIGAAQSGLYQVHIISGMHTIHKRFNITVSDGFKTISIMKGDSVTLHTDLTDIQRDHVMWWISDTVIAEIDGKAQIISTYDGNNGRFGDRLKLNNQTGDLTITDIRSTEAGLYNLEISGIGHTLHKMFILTVCDVVKTVKVTEGKPTTLHAGVRSKTYNQLSWHYKDTFIAQLSKTGQIKLTHDGRFRDKLEINNQTGDLTITNIRPEHTGVYKVQISSSRLTLIKKFDVIVYAQDSFSLAQTVILCTAVVPLLLVMLIVIIGCCQMTLLKNDTLPEEKKSTDVSQFISAPFQINKQCKRLFKSLEDLPCTV is encoded by the exons ATGAAGACAGTGGATTTAATCTGTATTGTTTCCATGGTCGTGAATG GTGTGTTTGGTGATACAGTGTCAGTGATGGAGGGAGATTCTGTTACTCTACACACTGGTCTGAATGCAATACAGTTGGATGTTGTAATCGAGTGGATGTTTGGAAATGATCAGGTTCTCATAGCTGTTATCAACAGAGCAGCTAATACAATCTCATTGGATGGAGCTGATGGGAGATTCAGGGACAGATTGAAGCTGAACAatcagactggagatctcacCATCACAAACATCAGATCTGAACACACTGGAGTTTATAAACTAGAGATCACTGGAGAGAAGACCACAACAAAAACATTCAGTGTCA GTGTGTTTGGCGGTACAGGAGGAGTGAAACAAATGTCAGTGATGGAGGGAGATTCTGTTACTCTACACACTGATCTTACTGAAATACAGAGAGATGAGAAGATACTGTGGCTTTATGAACATGAAAATACAGTCTTAGCTCAAATTAACAGAGCAGCCCatatcttttttataaatgatattGCTAAAAAAAGAATCGTACCCAAACTACATGTGGATCATCAGAAAGGAGATCTCACCATCAGAAACATCGGAGCGGCACAGTCTGGACTTTATCAAGTACACATCATCAGCGGCATGCATACTATACATAAGAGATTCAATATTACTGTCAGTG ATGGATTTAAGACAATCTCAATAATGAAAGGAGATTCTGTTACCCTACACACTGATCTTACTGACATACAGAGAGATCATGTGATGTGGTGGATCTCTGATACAGTCATAGCTGAAATAGATGGAAAGGCCCAGATCATTTCTACATACGATGGTAATAATGGGAGATTCGGAGACAGACTGAAGCTGAACAatcagactggagatctcacCATCACTGACATCAGATCCACAGAGGCGGGACTTTATAATCTTGAGATCAGCGGCATTGGACACACCTTACACAAGATGTTTATTCTTACTGTTTGTG ATGTGGTGAAGACTGTGAAAGTGACTGAGGGAAAACCTACTACTCTTCATGCTGGTGTTAGGTCAAAGACTTATAATCAACTATCGTGGCATTATAAAGACACTTTTATAGCTCAACTGAGCAAAACAGGCCAGATCAAATTGACACACGATGGGAGATTCAGAGACAAACTGGAGATAAACAatcagactggagatctcacCATCACAAACATCAGACCTGAACACACTGGAGTTTATAAAGTACAGATCAGCAGCAGCAGACTTACTTTAATAAAGAAATTTGATGTTATTGTTTATG CACAAGATTCCTTCAGTTTAGCTCAAACAGTAATACTATGTACTGCTGTCGTACCGTTATTACTGGTGATGTTGATTGTGATCATTGGTTGCTGCCAGATGACTCTTCTAAAGA ATGATACATTACCAGAAGAGAAGAAAAGTACTGATGTATCTCAATTCATCTCTGCCCCTTTTCAAATCAACAAACAATGCAAAAGACTTTTTAAAAGCCTCGAAGATCTTCCTTGTACAGTATGA
- the LOC135721275 gene encoding uncharacterized protein → MFLMFVYLSLCFCGLAGVFGDEVKSVSVMEGDSVTLHTHIKLQRDDLVVWRFGPENSLIARINEVAKDISVYADVLAGRFRDRLQVDNQNGDLIITNITTQHTGLYNMIISGKQLSYRFSVTVYGVFGVEVKSVSVMDGDSVTLYTDITEIQSKDLILWMFGPENSLIAKINGVAKDISISDDVLDRRFRDRLQVNDQTGDLTITDITTQHNGLYHMIIGGKQKISHRFNVTVYGVFGDKVKSVSVMEGYSVTLQSNTQENPQC, encoded by the exons atgtttctcatgTTTGTTTATCTCAGTTTGTGCTTCTGCGGTCTAGCTG gtgtgtttggtgaTGAAGTGAAGTCAGTGTCAGTGATGGAGGGAGATTCTGTTACTCTACACACTCATATTAAACTACAGAGAGATGATCTGGTAGTTTGGAGGTTTGGACCTGAAAATTCTCTCATAGCAAGAATCAATGAAGTGGCCAAAGATATCTCAGTATATGCTGATGTTCTTGCTGGGAGATTCAGAGACAGACTGCAGGTGGATAATCAGAATGGAGATCTCATCATCACAAACATCACAACTCAACACACTGGACTTTATAATATGATCATCAGCGGCAAGCAGCTCTCATACAGATTCAGTGTTACTGTCTATG GTGTGTTTGGTGTTGAAGTGAAGTCAGTGTCAGTGATGGATGGAGATTCTGTTACTTTATACACTGATATTACTGAAATACAGAGTAAAGATCTGATACTGTGGATGTTTGGACCTGAAAATTCTCTCATAGCAAAAATCAATGGAGTGGCCAAAGATATCTCAATATCGGATGATGTTCTTGATAGGAGATTCAGAGACAGACTGCAGGTGAATGatcagactggagatctcacCATCACGGACATCACAACTCAACACAATGGACTTTATCATATGATTATCGGGGGCAAACAGAAGATCTCACACAGATTTAACGTTACTGTTTATG gtgtgtttggtgaTAAAGTGAAGTCAGTATCAGTGATGGAGGGATATTCTGTTACTCTACAAAGTAATacacaggaaaatccccagtgttaa
- the LOC135721276 gene encoding SLAM family member 5-like — MILWRFGPENSLIARINGVAKDISVYADVLDGRFRDRLQVNNQTGDLIITNITTQHTGLYNRTISGKQKISYRVNVIVYDEVKSVLVKQRDSVTLHTHLTEIQKDDVIVWRFGLQKSLIAKINGATSETLINDDVLDGRFRDRLMVNDQTGDLTIMDTKTKDSGLYEMIINSAKESSYRFNVTVYDFLPLPVITRDSSQCSSSSSSSNCVLLCSVLNVRDVSLSWYKGNSLLSSISVTYLNIRLSLPLEVEYQDTNTYRCVVNNAIKNLTQHLNINELCKPCSGCVCCCHDFEAVIRLVLSALVGVAAVAILVYDIRSSRVEQKKRSQTSSDY; from the exons ATGATACTGTGGAGATTTGGACCTGAAAATTCTCTCATAGCAAGAATCAATGGAGTGGCCAAAGATATCTCAGTATATGCTGATGTTCTTGATGGGAGATTCAGAGACAGACTGCAAGTGAATAatcagactggagatctcaTCATCACAAACATCACAACTCAACACACTGGACTTTATAATAGAACCATCAGTGGCAAACAGAAAATCTCATACAGAGTCAATGTTATTGTCTATG ATGAAGTGAAGTCAGTGTTAGTAAAGCAAAGAGATTCTGTTACTCTACACACTCATCTTACTGAAATACAGAAAGATGATGTGATAGTGTGGAGGTTTGGACTTCAAAAGTCTCTTATAGCAAAAATCAACGGCGCCACCAGTGAGACCTTAATAAATGATGATGTTCTTGATGGGAGATTCAGAGACAGACTGATGGTGAATGatcagactggagatctcacAATCATGGACACCAAAACCAAAGACTCTGGACTTTATGAAATGATCATCAACAGCGCTAAAGAGAGCTCATACAGATTCAATGTTACTGTCTATG ATTTTTTGCCGCTTCCTGTGATCACCAGAGACTCTTCACAAtgttcttcatcatcatcaagCTCAAATTGTGTTTTGTTGTGTTCAGTGTTGAATGTGAGAGATGTGAGTCTGTCCTGGTACAAAGGAAACAGTTTATTGTCCAGCATCAGTGTGACTTATCTCAACATCAGACTCTCTCTACCTCTGGAGGTTGAATATCAggatacaaacacatacagatGTGTGGTGAACAATGCCATCAAAAATCTAACTCAACATCTCAACATCAATGAACTCTGTAAGCCGTGTTCAG gctgtgtttgctgttgtcATGATTTTGAAGCTGTGATCCGATTGGTCCTCTCTGCTCTGGTGGGCGTGGCTGCTGTTGCCATTTTGGTTTATGACATCAGATCGAGCAGAGTTGAACAGAAGAAAAGATCACAGACATCATCAGACTATTAA